DNA from Synechococcus sp. CBW1108:
TCATTTCCGGTTGCTCGGAGTAAGCCCGACCAGCGACCTGCAGTCGCTGCTGCTCACCCTGCAGCAGCGGATCGACCGCCCCCCAGAGCATGGATTGACCCAGGACACCTTGAGGGCCAGGGAAGAGCTGCTCAGGGCCAGTGCCGACCTGCTCAGCGATGGGAGCAGGCGCCAGACCTACGAATCTGACCTGACGGCCCTTGCCAGCAGCGGCCAATCCGTGCTGCCAGCCCTCGATATCTCGCCCGGCATGGAAGTGGCTGGTCTGCTGCTGCTGCTCGAAGCGGGCCAGGCCCTGGAGTGCTTCGAGCTGGTCTGCGCTGCCCTGGAGCCACCCCAGGCACCCATTCTCGGCAATAGCCGCGATGCCGACCTCACCATCCTGGCGGGACAGGCCTGTCTTGCCGCTGCCGCCGACCTGCACCGGCAACGTCGTTATGAAGGGGCTGCCCAGATCCTGCAAAAGGGCCTGCAGCTTCTGCAGCGCATGGGCCAGCAACCGGCCATTCGCCAGCAGCTGGAAGACAAGCTCGATAACCTGCGCCCCTACCGGGTACTTGACCTGCTCAGCCGCAACCTGACGGCCCAGGCCGAGCGGGCCGAGGGGCTGGCCCTGCTGGAGGAGCTGGTCAAGCGCCGCGGCGGCCTCGAGGGATTCGGAGACCCGAGCATGGGACCGGAGGAATTCCAGGCCTTTTTCAAGCAGATCCGCGCCTTCCTCACCGTCCAGGAGCAGATCGATATCTTCAGTCGCTGGGCGCCGAGCTCCGCCGCCGCTGATTTTCTCGCCAGCACAGCCCTGACCGCCTCCGGATTTGCCCAGCGCAAACCGGAGCGGATTGCGGCCGCCCGCCAACGGCTCGAAGCCAGCAGCCAGGAGGGTCTCCAGCCGCTGATCGCCTGCCAGTTGCTGCTGCTGGGGGAAGTTGAAAGGGCCCAGGCCACCTTCAAGCAGGCAGCCCCACCGGAGCTCAAGCGCTGGGCCGAACTGCAGAGCCCCGATCCCCTGGCCCAGCTGTGTGCTTACTGCCGCGACTGGCTCAGCCGGGACGTACTGCCTGGCTACCGCGATCTGGAGGCCGATCCGGATCTGGAGGCTTACTTCGCCGATCGCGATGTGCAGGCCTATGTGGAGCAGCAGGACCGGCCGACCAGTCCTGCTGCTACCCCCCCCGCCCTGACCTTCACCACCCGGCCCCACAGCTGGGACAAGCCCCTGCTTGATCCACAGGCCTCCATTGGGGGCATCGGCTCACCAGCGGCGGCCGGGTCACAGAGTTTTGATCAAGACGAAGATGAAGATGACGGGG
Protein-coding regions in this window:
- a CDS encoding ARC6/PARC6 family protein, which encodes MELPIDHFRLLGVSPTSDLQSLLLTLQQRIDRPPEHGLTQDTLRAREELLRASADLLSDGSRRQTYESDLTALASSGQSVLPALDISPGMEVAGLLLLLEAGQALECFELVCAALEPPQAPILGNSRDADLTILAGQACLAAAADLHRQRRYEGAAQILQKGLQLLQRMGQQPAIRQQLEDKLDNLRPYRVLDLLSRNLTAQAERAEGLALLEELVKRRGGLEGFGDPSMGPEEFQAFFKQIRAFLTVQEQIDIFSRWAPSSAAADFLASTALTASGFAQRKPERIAAARQRLEASSQEGLQPLIACQLLLLGEVERAQATFKQAAPPELKRWAELQSPDPLAQLCAYCRDWLSRDVLPGYRDLEADPDLEAYFADRDVQAYVEQQDRPTSPAATPPALTFTTRPHSWDKPLLDPQASIGGIGSPAAAGSQSFDQDEDEDDGEEEPWLAGWRWPQLQRPSRLFLAVCVGVALVTLAAVMRLRPQAPGASRTPIAVEPAPPPLPAPVPAPPAPVPAPAAAPASAELPLRVDSPSEAQVQALLEAWLDAKAAILAGKDSRMPVEGLARASLVGRLEAERASDQARGETQTISTSITGLTIEERDTNRIAATVILSYSDQRLNAKGDPEGEPTKLQLRNRYVFGREGGIWRVASFSKAP